One Bacillus sp. 1780r2a1 DNA segment encodes these proteins:
- a CDS encoding creatininase family protein gives MNKRYSGSAFEENFLPRLSSVDIEQLSKEDALVILPIGAVEQHGPHLPVYTDTLIAEGLLEEALLQLQHENIWVLPAIPYGKSNEHLGLSGTMSLSASTLQAVVMDLAISVRKSGFKKLLLFNTHGGNHDLLNMMAREIRIETGLMVFRLNPGSEEVNHLISQQEQRFGIHGGEVETSLIMELKGDWVQFDKSPTEFVNLSNNHHLHLKGNSYFAWVMNDISNTGIAGDAKQATKEKGKMIKELIVGELVKTLKEMKHFSLGDLKKDYVNK, from the coding sequence ATGAACAAACGGTATAGCGGTTCCGCATTTGAAGAGAATTTCTTACCAAGATTATCAAGTGTAGATATTGAGCAACTCTCTAAAGAGGATGCACTAGTCATTTTACCAATCGGTGCAGTTGAGCAACATGGTCCACATCTTCCTGTTTATACCGATACGTTAATTGCAGAAGGACTTTTAGAAGAAGCGTTACTTCAGCTTCAGCACGAAAATATTTGGGTTCTTCCAGCCATTCCTTATGGTAAAAGCAACGAGCATCTAGGTCTATCAGGAACAATGAGCTTATCAGCTTCTACATTACAAGCAGTTGTAATGGATTTAGCTATCAGCGTCCGTAAAAGTGGCTTTAAAAAGCTTTTGCTTTTCAACACACACGGTGGAAATCATGACCTGCTTAATATGATGGCAAGAGAAATACGCATAGAGACTGGATTGATGGTATTTCGGTTGAATCCTGGATCTGAAGAAGTCAATCACTTAATTTCACAACAAGAGCAGCGCTTTGGAATACATGGAGGTGAAGTGGAAACATCATTAATAATGGAGTTGAAGGGGGATTGGGTGCAATTCGATAAAAGTCCAACAGAGTTTGTTAATTTGTCCAATAACCATCATTTACATTTGAAAGGAAATAGTTACTTTGCTTGGGTAATGAACGATATTTCAAACACGGGTATAGCTGGAGATGCCAAACAGGCAACGAAGGAAAAAGGGAAAATGATAAAAGAACTCATCGTTGGTGAGCTTGTTAAAACGTTAAAAGAAATGAAGCATTTTTCATTAGGTGATTTAAAGAAAGACTATGTAAATAAATGA
- a CDS encoding NAD-dependent epimerase/dehydratase family protein produces MKVLVTGGTGFIGSHVVECLLENGYTPVVLDDLSSGTKSNLVDDVPFYNMSILSKEIEHVFKIEKPEVVIHLAAQVNVSTSLKAPVEDAATNILGTINLLDMCQKHAVKKFIFSSSSAVYGDADTIIDEETSTSPLSFYGTSKLVSESYIQLFQRLHGLSFTIFRYANVYGPRQKSDGEGGVISIFINQLLNGKTPSIFGSGNQTRDFVFVEDVAKANVLAITKGENEIINISSNEQISINELFKLLAATLSPSTIPHYLPGQNGEILHSQLNNKKALQTLGWKPSSDMYTHLLKTIEHFKSYKG; encoded by the coding sequence ATGAAAGTATTAGTGACAGGTGGAACAGGCTTTATTGGCTCTCATGTTGTTGAGTGTTTATTAGAAAATGGTTACACTCCGGTTGTACTTGACGATTTATCAAGCGGAACCAAAAGCAATCTTGTTGATGACGTCCCTTTTTACAACATGTCAATTTTGTCAAAAGAGATTGAGCATGTATTTAAAATTGAAAAACCAGAAGTTGTTATCCACTTAGCGGCACAGGTCAATGTTTCGACTTCTTTAAAAGCTCCTGTTGAAGACGCAGCAACCAACATCTTAGGAACTATTAACCTGCTAGATATGTGTCAAAAGCATGCGGTCAAAAAATTTATTTTCTCTTCTTCTAGCGCTGTATACGGTGATGCTGACACAATTATCGATGAAGAAACATCCACATCTCCTCTCTCTTTTTACGGAACGTCCAAACTTGTATCCGAGTCTTACATTCAGTTATTTCAACGGCTACACGGACTCTCTTTTACCATTTTCCGCTATGCTAACGTATACGGACCACGTCAAAAATCAGACGGAGAAGGTGGCGTTATAAGTATTTTTATTAACCAACTACTAAATGGGAAAACTCCTTCTATCTTCGGAAGTGGAAATCAAACTAGAGACTTTGTATTTGTTGAAGATGTAGCAAAAGCAAACGTTCTCGCTATTACAAAAGGAGAAAATGAAATTATTAATATTAGCAGCAATGAACAAATTAGCATTAATGAACTATTCAAGCTATTAGCTGCAACCCTTTCTCCATCCACTATACCTCACTACTTACCTGGACAAAACGGGGAAATTTTACACAGTCAATTAAACAACAAAAAAGCACTTCAAACGCTTGGCTGGAAACCCTCTAGCGACATGTATACGCATTTACTGAAAACGATTGAACATTTTAAATCCTATAAAGGTTAG
- a CDS encoding GRAM domain-containing protein — protein MSKQPYIRVGLANLMKGLEGVGGKLYLTSTELTHKSHAVNVQRGTVTLNLADIETVERVRNKLLGVPLLKNGLKITTNEGEELQFVVNKADQWIEDIKQALNKEKPNVM, from the coding sequence ATGTCTAAGCAGCCATATATTAGAGTAGGTTTGGCAAATCTAATGAAAGGACTAGAAGGTGTAGGAGGTAAACTGTATCTAACTTCAACTGAGCTTACACATAAGTCACATGCAGTTAATGTTCAACGAGGTACTGTAACATTGAACTTAGCAGATATTGAAACGGTAGAGAGAGTCCGTAACAAATTATTGGGAGTGCCTTTATTAAAAAATGGTCTAAAAATAACAACAAACGAAGGAGAAGAGCTTCAGTTTGTTGTGAACAAAGCCGACCAATGGATAGAAGATATTAAACAAGCGTTAAATAAAGAAAAGCCGAACGTTATGTGA
- a CDS encoding ABC transporter ATP-binding protein — protein sequence MNRVNKMYANGKVAVKDVNLVIQQGEFVSFVGPSGCGKSTIFKMISGLIDQTSGHVDILGKTPRDAQKESTDVAFVFQDATLLPWRSVIDNVMLPLEFRNIAHSEKKERAYKVLEMVGLKEYIKALPRELSGGMKMRVSIARALIAKPKLLLMDEPFGALDEITRQNLQSELLRIWENEKMTVLFITHNVFEAVYLSTKIAVMTPSPGKIESMVEVNLPFPREAEIRTDPQFSSIVANVSHDLKFKMR from the coding sequence ATGAATCGTGTGAATAAAATGTATGCAAACGGTAAAGTCGCTGTTAAAGATGTTAATTTGGTGATTCAACAAGGAGAATTCGTTTCATTTGTCGGCCCCTCAGGTTGCGGAAAATCAACTATTTTCAAAATGATTTCAGGACTGATTGATCAAACAAGTGGTCACGTTGACATTCTTGGAAAGACACCTCGAGACGCTCAAAAAGAAAGTACCGATGTGGCGTTTGTATTTCAAGATGCTACGTTACTACCATGGAGGTCAGTTATTGATAACGTAATGCTTCCTTTAGAGTTTCGTAATATAGCTCATTCTGAAAAGAAGGAACGCGCTTATAAAGTACTAGAAATGGTAGGGCTGAAAGAGTACATAAAAGCGCTACCTCGAGAATTATCAGGTGGAATGAAAATGCGTGTTTCTATTGCCAGAGCATTAATTGCAAAGCCAAAGCTTTTGTTGATGGACGAGCCGTTTGGTGCCCTTGATGAAATTACAAGGCAAAATTTACAAAGTGAGCTATTACGAATTTGGGAAAACGAAAAGATGACGGTACTTTTTATTACACACAATGTATTTGAAGCCGTGTATTTATCGACCAAAATTGCCGTAATGACGCCTAGCCCAGGTAAAATTGAGTCAATGGTAGAAGTGAATCTACCCTTCCCTCGTGAAGCAGAAATTCGGACAGATCCACAGTTTAGTAGTATCGTTGCTAACGTATCTCACGATTTGAAATTTAAAATGAGGTGA
- a CDS encoding glycosyltransferase family 4 protein → MKHSGNIPYPYIIDTLDTFYGVNNKSDVQKYSSIQPSKKLKLTAKQDSQKRRLSILITTFWDYPHTGGLSNYISELSATLRSQGHYVDVISPRKFPSFKKEEMRNEIVPELEGFFSTRYGEVNNLILKNHRLLYIYEQMLKTVDLERYDILHAQDLFTANILGNFNKSLQKPLFYTPHGMYTFNRLKFNIFDKGSVEEAYYLRMEQQAVSFASHIIILHDGFRSPLESIGAKQEHMTTVYTGIKNKMYAKKRKEKDQKITIASIARLGPRKGHKDLLKALSTINHQLDNVEVLIVGDGEMREELEEQKEQLNLDMVHFLGTRTDVPEILHETDIFVLATLNDSLPLSIIEAMHAETAIISTECGGIPEIVKHNKTGIIIEPGDTETLARALSFFITNKKARERMATNAKHFAKAKLTNEKMVSFINNLYVQGLAAFKVGEKI, encoded by the coding sequence GTGAAACACAGTGGCAACATCCCATATCCATATATAATTGATACGTTGGATACATTTTATGGGGTTAATAATAAGAGTGATGTTCAAAAATACAGTTCAATTCAACCTAGCAAAAAACTAAAACTCACAGCAAAACAAGACTCCCAAAAGCGCAGGCTGTCAATTTTAATCACAACGTTTTGGGATTATCCCCATACAGGCGGGCTATCGAATTATATCTCAGAACTAAGCGCTACTTTACGTAGTCAAGGTCATTATGTGGATGTCATTTCTCCCCGCAAGTTTCCATCTTTTAAAAAAGAAGAAATGCGCAATGAAATTGTTCCAGAACTCGAAGGCTTTTTTTCAACTCGTTATGGTGAAGTAAACAATCTTATTTTAAAAAATCACCGCTTACTTTATATCTATGAACAAATGTTAAAGACTGTAGATTTAGAAAGATATGACATCCTTCATGCTCAAGATTTATTCACCGCCAATATTTTAGGGAACTTCAACAAATCTCTTCAAAAGCCTCTCTTTTATACCCCTCATGGCATGTATACTTTTAACCGCTTAAAGTTCAATATTTTTGATAAAGGCTCGGTTGAAGAAGCGTATTATCTACGCATGGAGCAGCAAGCTGTTTCGTTTGCAAGCCATATCATCATTTTACATGATGGGTTTCGCTCACCCCTTGAAAGTATTGGTGCTAAACAAGAGCATATGACAACCGTGTACACCGGAATTAAAAATAAGATGTACGCTAAAAAGCGTAAAGAAAAAGATCAAAAAATTACTATTGCATCAATTGCTAGACTGGGTCCCCGAAAAGGGCATAAAGATTTATTAAAGGCCCTGTCTACAATTAATCATCAGCTAGATAATGTAGAAGTTCTTATTGTAGGTGATGGGGAAATGCGCGAAGAGTTAGAAGAACAAAAAGAACAACTAAATTTAGATATGGTTCATTTCCTTGGAACTCGAACCGACGTTCCAGAAATCTTACATGAAACCGATATTTTTGTTCTCGCCACGTTGAACGATAGCTTACCTTTATCTATCATTGAAGCGATGCATGCTGAAACGGCAATTATTTCAACGGAATGTGGAGGCATCCCAGAGATTGTTAAACACAATAAAACCGGAATTATTATCGAACCAGGAGATACTGAAACGTTAGCTCGAGCACTCTCGTTTTTCATTACTAATAAAAAAGCACGGGAGCGGATGGCTACTAATGCAAAGCATTTCGCAAAAGCAAAATTAACAAACGAAAAAATGGTCTCTTTTATAAACAACCTTTATGTTCAAGGGCTTGCTGCTTTTAAGGTAGGTGAAAAGATATGA
- a CDS encoding phosphotransferase, which translates to MYQPKELYSTFHRLKIEEKLSASIGKKVKIDSTDLKCLKSTTRSSIYKLIVHTKYDSFPLIFKTYSKANYKNDIEINMYTKGYSTLKSFFPTIYLVEEYKEETWIFMEFVHQIRGQLVFTPKHFQSIIPSVAKLHAQTFDSHFNEQVNEWSSWLPIYDSATMRKERSKAIANTVNFLQESSKNRELKSVLAPHKNSLFKIYEKGPDFFPELLQSGSSLTHGDLHMQNICSHDTAKNGPWPIQFIDWESAKYAPSWLDLIVLVELLIAFRKDWQKDGNSIRTECIKTYLQEMKKHGISFEENPTHLYKMAYLQRTLEKGLQTQLRRIFENRGGELLPYHLHKLETWGKDLGIYK; encoded by the coding sequence ATGTATCAACCAAAAGAATTATATTCTACGTTTCACCGCTTAAAAATAGAAGAAAAGTTATCAGCTTCGATTGGAAAAAAAGTTAAAATCGATTCTACTGACTTGAAATGCTTAAAATCTACAACTCGAAGTAGTATCTATAAACTGATTGTGCATACAAAGTATGATTCGTTTCCTCTTATCTTTAAAACGTACAGTAAGGCTAATTATAAAAACGATATTGAAATCAATATGTACACAAAAGGTTATTCAACGTTAAAGTCCTTTTTCCCAACTATCTACTTAGTAGAAGAATACAAAGAAGAAACATGGATATTTATGGAGTTTGTTCACCAAATTCGCGGTCAATTGGTATTCACACCAAAGCATTTTCAGTCCATTATTCCATCAGTAGCAAAACTGCATGCCCAGACGTTTGATAGTCACTTTAATGAACAAGTAAATGAATGGAGTTCGTGGTTACCTATATATGATTCAGCTACCATGCGAAAAGAACGCTCAAAAGCCATTGCTAACACGGTAAATTTTCTTCAAGAGTCCTCAAAGAATCGAGAGTTAAAATCCGTTCTTGCACCTCATAAAAATTCGTTATTTAAAATATACGAAAAGGGCCCAGACTTTTTCCCTGAGTTATTACAAAGCGGTTCTTCATTAACACATGGCGATTTACACATGCAGAATATCTGTAGCCATGATACGGCAAAAAACGGCCCTTGGCCAATTCAATTTATCGACTGGGAGTCTGCAAAATATGCTCCTTCTTGGCTAGATTTGATTGTATTAGTTGAGTTGTTAATTGCTTTTCGAAAAGACTGGCAAAAAGACGGCAATTCTATTCGAACAGAGTGTATTAAAACCTATCTTCAAGAGATGAAAAAACACGGTATTTCCTTTGAAGAAAATCCCACCCACCTTTATAAAATGGCATATTTGCAACGAACGCTTGAAAAGGGACTACAAACACAGCTGAGAAGAATTTTTGAAAATCGAGGTGGTGAACTATTACCTTATCACCTTCATAAACTTGAAACTTGGGGTAAAGACCTTGGAATTTATAAATAG
- a CDS encoding carbamoyl-phosphate synthase — translation MNHKHAAVVLDLSANGLGIIKRLAERNIQIYAFDTEKPYRIGKTKLAACNPCPSPLTEEKALLDVLITLAKEQEYKPVLYTGADDYVMFISKHREELSNYFLFLFPDHDVIEQVLDKQLAYDLALKHNIPCPQTLIIKNADDMKTAIDTLEFPCILKPVLGHEFRKIINKKAILIQTPEQLQAEYPTYQQAGELIVQEIIPGDNSCFYKVATFFDENMNLLAKFSLQKNHQFPAQFGTGAHIVSKTIPELFDICIPFFKDIHLKGIAMAEFKKDPRDGIYKFIEINPRFWLTHSLTGAAGIDFVYLYYLSMTGQKPLPHLVQKDGVKWIYLVRYYLTYLTKRKHEGMTLRDFLSGFKGEKEWALFNLRDPMPFVRSAYSHLVNAWKNKRKEK, via the coding sequence ATGAACCACAAACACGCTGCCGTAGTACTCGATCTTAGCGCAAATGGATTAGGAATTATTAAAAGGTTAGCGGAACGCAACATTCAAATATATGCTTTTGATACAGAAAAACCTTATCGGATTGGAAAAACAAAGTTAGCTGCTTGTAACCCTTGTCCGAGTCCTCTTACCGAAGAGAAAGCCCTGCTCGATGTTCTTATTACGCTTGCTAAGGAACAAGAATATAAACCAGTCTTGTATACGGGTGCTGATGATTATGTCATGTTTATTTCCAAACACCGAGAGGAGCTTTCCAACTACTTTTTATTTCTATTCCCTGACCATGATGTAATTGAGCAAGTGCTAGATAAACAGTTGGCCTATGACCTTGCCTTAAAACATAACATCCCTTGTCCTCAAACTTTAATCATTAAAAATGCGGATGATATGAAGACAGCCATAGATACGCTGGAATTTCCATGTATTTTAAAACCTGTACTCGGTCATGAATTTCGGAAGATTATTAACAAAAAAGCAATCTTAATTCAAACTCCTGAACAGCTGCAAGCAGAATACCCTACCTATCAACAAGCTGGAGAGCTAATTGTCCAAGAGATTATTCCAGGTGATAACAGCTGTTTTTATAAGGTAGCCACTTTTTTTGATGAAAACATGAACTTGCTGGCGAAGTTTTCTCTCCAAAAAAATCATCAGTTTCCTGCTCAGTTTGGAACAGGCGCACATATTGTAAGTAAAACGATTCCAGAACTATTTGATATTTGTATCCCGTTCTTTAAAGATATTCATTTAAAAGGGATTGCGATGGCTGAGTTTAAAAAAGATCCAAGAGATGGTATTTATAAATTTATCGAAATAAACCCCCGTTTTTGGCTAACACATAGCTTAACAGGCGCAGCCGGTATTGACTTTGTTTACCTCTATTATTTATCTATGACGGGGCAAAAGCCTCTTCCTCACCTCGTTCAAAAAGACGGAGTGAAATGGATTTACCTCGTACGCTATTACTTAACCTACCTTACAAAGCGAAAGCATGAAGGCATGACGTTACGAGATTTTCTATCAGGTTTTAAAGGTGAAAAAGAATGGGCATTGTTCAACTTACGAGATCCGATGCCCTTTGTTCGAAGCGCTTATTCACATTTAGTCAACGCATGGAAAAACAAGCGAAAGGAGAAATAA
- a CDS encoding glycosyltransferase family 4 protein gives MNDFFPTNLPPFFPDLLQTMDKFYDVSSINPAFIPSPVFQPTKAPTRKSKLRILYVTFLRYPNTGGLAHYINHVKDGFSELEHHVDVLSPLNMSKEEIEVHIPAQASKAKEFMNKRYGLISEKVIKNTSFLTVFSAFLERQNLKDYDIIHAQDLFASYLLTHLNQKLHKPIFFTPHGHFTKSRIDFHKMEKGSLEEAYFTEIERVGIRGAFRIITISDSFYTRLKELGASDQQLRTVHTGVKPPLLRTSYNKATNKLIITCIARLGPRKGHEFFLQALSHLKQFEGFIEVWIVGDGVMRKHLEKVRSDLDLSFVTFFGKRHDIFDILQQSHIYVLPTLNDNLPLSIIEAMHAKQAIITCECGGIPEIITNRHSGIICKPGNVTELKQAIEELICNDEYRETLGNQAFEFATTHLTVDAMITKIQAVYEEWWKANTEKENECDE, from the coding sequence ATGAACGATTTTTTTCCGACAAACCTCCCTCCGTTTTTCCCTGATTTATTGCAGACCATGGATAAATTTTATGATGTTTCATCAATCAATCCAGCTTTCATCCCTAGCCCAGTGTTTCAACCAACAAAAGCGCCCACTCGAAAGTCGAAGCTTCGTATTTTATATGTAACCTTTTTACGTTATCCAAATACAGGAGGGTTAGCTCACTATATCAATCACGTTAAAGATGGTTTCTCAGAGCTTGAACACCATGTTGATGTCCTTTCCCCTCTTAACATGTCAAAAGAAGAGATTGAGGTTCATATTCCAGCCCAAGCTTCTAAAGCAAAAGAATTTATGAACAAGCGCTATGGGTTGATCAGCGAGAAAGTAATTAAAAACACAAGCTTCCTTACTGTTTTTAGCGCTTTTTTAGAAAGACAGAATCTTAAAGATTATGATATTATCCATGCTCAAGATCTCTTTGCATCATACCTTCTCACTCACCTCAACCAAAAACTTCACAAACCCATTTTTTTTACTCCGCACGGTCATTTTACTAAAAGCCGTATTGATTTTCACAAGATGGAAAAAGGATCCCTTGAAGAAGCTTATTTTACAGAGATTGAGAGAGTTGGCATACGAGGGGCTTTCCGAATTATCACCATCAGCGATTCATTTTACACACGGCTAAAAGAGCTTGGAGCATCAGATCAGCAATTAAGAACTGTTCATACCGGTGTGAAACCTCCTCTACTGCGTACTTCTTATAACAAAGCAACCAATAAACTAATCATTACCTGCATCGCACGACTAGGACCTAGAAAAGGTCATGAGTTCTTTCTTCAAGCTCTTTCTCACCTAAAACAGTTCGAAGGTTTTATTGAAGTCTGGATTGTTGGTGATGGTGTTATGAGAAAGCATCTTGAAAAAGTTCGTAGCGATTTAGATTTATCGTTTGTTACGTTTTTTGGTAAACGTCATGATATCTTTGACATTCTTCAACAATCTCATATCTATGTTTTGCCAACTTTAAATGATAACCTCCCTTTATCCATCATTGAAGCAATGCATGCAAAACAGGCCATTATAACATGCGAATGTGGAGGGATACCTGAGATTATTACGAACAGACATTCAGGAATCATTTGTAAACCTGGAAATGTTACTGAATTAAAGCAAGCTATTGAAGAACTCATTTGTAATGACGAATACCGTGAAACATTAGGGAATCAAGCCTTTGAGTTTGCAACTACTCATTTAACGGTGGATGCAATGATCACTAAAATACAAGCAGTCTATGAAGAGTGGTGGAAGGCCAATACAGAAAAGGAGAATGAATGTGATGAATAA
- a CDS encoding DUF998 domain-containing protein yields MYISKKIGVLSWLVTCCYFLIEPFFIYTSLVPYSFLYHAMSDLGVTSCGKYTYALAPYAICSPHHLWMNALFIINGLTLSIGILYLAQHLEKTKVRHLATIFLLLLALGNIVSGFIPADIDLFWHSIIAQVGMLTTIAGLGMYAKLLPTGRNWTLACLIILVLILVLVLFVFFFPMPVGLLQRLFYFVIFIWGTVLALWNVKQK; encoded by the coding sequence CTGTATATATCAAAAAAAATTGGCGTTTTAAGCTGGCTTGTTACTTGCTGCTATTTTTTAATTGAACCGTTTTTTATTTATACCTCTCTTGTTCCCTATAGTTTTTTATACCACGCTATGAGCGATCTTGGTGTTACTTCATGTGGTAAATATACCTACGCTCTGGCACCCTATGCTATCTGTTCTCCTCACCACCTTTGGATGAACGCTTTGTTTATTATAAACGGTTTAACCCTTTCCATCGGAATCTTATATTTAGCACAACATCTTGAAAAAACAAAAGTGAGACATCTAGCAACAATCTTCCTTTTACTATTGGCATTAGGAAATATTGTTTCTGGGTTCATTCCAGCTGATATTGACTTGTTTTGGCACTCCATTATTGCTCAGGTAGGAATGCTTACTACTATAGCCGGACTTGGGATGTACGCGAAGCTTTTACCGACAGGGCGCAACTGGACCCTTGCTTGTTTAATTATACTAGTTCTTATTCTAGTGCTTGTACTGTTTGTTTTTTTCTTTCCAATGCCCGTTGGTTTATTACAGCGATTATTTTATTTTGTCATTTTCATATGGGGAACTGTTCTTGCATTATGGAACGTAAAACAAAAATAA
- a CDS encoding PIG-L family deacetylase, translating to MKDYILVIGAHPDDELLGSAGTIKRLIDQGYTVVSVVTALGRKEEAHHIQAFGRLANQKLGIEEVIFLGHKNLELEMMPRHKLTKEIEALITKYNPSKIFTHHHGDMNIDHRITFEAVLTATRPLPNKKPIELITFETVSSTEWNTYTHDQVFKPNYFVNVTDTMDLKVEALKEYDVEMRDFPHPRSYEGVKALAKVRGMTVGVPYAEAFEIIRRVWL from the coding sequence ATGAAAGATTATATATTAGTTATCGGAGCCCACCCTGATGATGAACTTTTAGGCTCTGCAGGAACTATCAAACGCTTGATTGATCAAGGGTATACAGTCGTATCTGTTGTTACAGCGTTAGGGCGTAAAGAAGAAGCTCATCACATTCAAGCATTTGGCCGTCTAGCTAACCAAAAGCTTGGCATAGAAGAAGTTATTTTTCTAGGTCATAAAAATTTAGAGTTAGAAATGATGCCTCGTCACAAGTTAACAAAAGAAATCGAAGCATTAATAACAAAATATAATCCGAGCAAAATTTTCACTCATCATCATGGCGATATGAACATCGATCACCGTATTACATTTGAAGCAGTTTTAACCGCAACTCGTCCGCTTCCTAACAAAAAACCAATCGAGCTAATTACATTTGAAACAGTATCTTCTACCGAATGGAATACGTATACACACGATCAAGTATTTAAACCAAATTATTTTGTAAATGTTACTGATACAATGGATTTAAAAGTGGAAGCGCTAAAAGAATATGACGTGGAAATGCGTGATTTTCCGCACCCAAGATCATATGAAGGTGTCAAAGCATTAGCCAAAGTTCGTGGAATGACCGTTGGTGTTCCATATGCTGAAGCGTTTGAAATTATAAGGAGGGTTTGGTTGTGA
- a CDS encoding kinase — translation MSPHKKTNRRIAFSSLADYPVVGSGKDGKVYRLSQDKCIKVYYDETTQQQELKALELGQVSSIVPVLYESGHNYTVMEYIHAISLSKYIKEYNRLPSALVERILLLFDEMKAIGFTRWDAEVRHILITDATELKVIDLKRSLTSTKSIPTKLFQGLRKLGALPLFLRRVQTLRPDLYKEWVRYQ, via the coding sequence ATGAGTCCACATAAGAAAACAAACCGCCGCATTGCCTTTAGCAGCTTAGCAGATTATCCTGTTGTTGGAAGCGGAAAAGATGGAAAAGTGTATCGGTTATCTCAAGATAAATGTATTAAAGTATACTATGATGAAACAACTCAACAGCAAGAACTGAAGGCTTTAGAGCTAGGACAGGTATCATCTATCGTTCCTGTTCTATACGAGAGCGGACACAACTACACCGTTATGGAATATATTCATGCTATATCTCTTTCAAAATACATCAAAGAATATAATCGCCTTCCCTCTGCTTTAGTTGAAAGGATTTTACTACTCTTTGATGAAATGAAAGCGATTGGATTTACTAGATGGGATGCAGAGGTTCGTCATATTTTAATTACAGATGCAACAGAGCTAAAAGTGATTGATTTAAAGCGATCGTTAACTTCTACAAAATCTATTCCAACGAAGCTATTCCAAGGTTTAAGAAAACTTGGAGCACTACCTTTATTCCTTCGACGCGTTCAAACTCTACGTCCCGATCTATACAAAGAATGGGTTCGCTATCAATAA
- a CDS encoding LLM class flavin-dependent oxidoreductase — protein sequence MSMDQHPNNQKNIPISVLDLSPVVEGSTVADALRNTLDLAQHVEKWGYNRYWLAEHHNMSGIASSATSVVIGHVAAGTSTIRVGSGGIMLPNHSPLVIAEHFGTLESLFPGRIDLGLGRAPGTDQLTAQALRRGRMSDGQDFPDLLDELRAYLAVPSDEHPLPVRAVPGEGLKVPIWLLGSSGFSAQLAAQLGLPFSFASHFSPNNTLGALQMYRRYFQASDVLDKPYAMLGVNVIAADTDKEAERLATSLQQQFLNLIRNKPGKLKAPVDNMDEIWSEFEKATLQQQLGSSIIGGPETVKRKLEGFIAETNADELMINAQIYDHKARLRSYEIVSEVMNSK from the coding sequence ATGTCAATGGACCAACATCCAAACAACCAAAAAAACATTCCAATTTCAGTGCTTGATTTGTCACCTGTTGTAGAAGGTAGCACGGTAGCAGACGCACTTAGAAATACGCTTGATCTAGCACAGCACGTCGAAAAATGGGGCTACAACCGCTACTGGTTAGCAGAGCATCATAATATGTCAGGAATCGCAAGTTCTGCTACTTCTGTCGTAATTGGACATGTGGCTGCTGGTACATCTACTATTCGAGTGGGCTCAGGCGGCATTATGTTACCCAATCACTCACCACTTGTTATTGCGGAACACTTTGGAACATTAGAATCTCTTTTTCCAGGACGAATTGACTTGGGGTTAGGTCGCGCACCAGGTACGGACCAATTGACTGCCCAAGCTTTAAGAAGAGGACGCATGAGTGACGGTCAAGATTTCCCTGATCTATTAGATGAACTGAGAGCATATCTTGCTGTTCCGTCGGATGAGCATCCGCTACCAGTAAGGGCTGTTCCTGGAGAAGGCCTTAAAGTACCAATTTGGCTACTTGGTTCAAGTGGATTTAGTGCGCAGTTAGCGGCTCAGCTTGGCTTACCGTTTTCGTTTGCAAGCCACTTTTCACCAAACAATACGCTTGGCGCGCTTCAAATGTACCGCCGCTACTTCCAAGCATCTGACGTATTGGATAAACCCTATGCAATGTTAGGTGTTAATGTAATTGCAGCAGATACAGATAAAGAAGCGGAACGATTAGCTACGTCTCTTCAACAGCAGTTCTTAAACTTAATCCGCAACAAACCGGGAAAACTGAAAGCACCCGTTGATAACATGGACGAGATTTGGAGTGAATTTGAAAAGGCAACTCTCCAGCAACAGCTAGGTTCATCGATTATCGGCGGACCAGAGACTGTAAAGAGAAAGCTGGAAGGGTTTATCGCTGAAACAAATGCTGATGAATTGATGATCAACGCACAAATATACGATCACAAAGCTCGACTACGCTCATATGAAATTGTTTCTGAAGTCATGAATAGTAAATAA